A portion of the Natronococcus sp. AD-5 genome contains these proteins:
- a CDS encoding UvrD-helicase domain-containing protein has translation MADSDASGDEPAPVEPRGNQRTVIDSRRACTSVDAGAGTGKTTTMLMRLERAIERDAVDPDDVLVVTFANEAAASIREAVAERLAPDAAAAIDVYTYHSFCYRLVREYAYYLGYSPEFEVVTERKRRRIVGRLLAEREYDFAASTAGDGSPTELADAVDRFIQAMSQEDVMPDELREGLPDVRTLELCHEFVLWLERTADEELSFDNEALRYFNRDEHLGAARESLVEYGTLLTYCREKIAEAPAPFREDDVVRDVDRYLRVLQTCVTDTIEVLSLEEPTTKHLPRALFGNQIWGAATGRIQQTPFGRLKHYVEFLRLARHYTEVYADYHASLAEERVFDFDELVRTATRLLEDDAVAGEITNQWDQVYCDEFQDTDATQFSLITELTAGPDRPELLAIGDKDQAIYGWRGTDREGLDRLADVYDDHEAIELELNFRSRQEILDLTNRCDYGPQSSKTLREVGRTPGAYDEDDPPDRVAKIESDEIPLSTAEQVATTVSRLLNGAAENVPQRTLEDVAVIVRTNRHAQAVADELRDRQIPYEISGSPRGEISPGIRTLLSYLRVLVDPAADAHLRRVLLYRYRLPADDLATLQERSESLYDAVFDVDTDALEATDRLERARAHLEELETLRDVYPLSGFLARFRELTRLEWFLTSEERADLERIERFVERYDPETVVQTLSAEVVDALEGTLRGGGSDRTCGTQSTDSVDVMTVHQAKGLEFDTVLVPYLSDEEWCVDGDYAEHARYRLLAATLADDVESPLLADLAAETVGEEWRVLHVALTRAENHLFLFGSEYEYDGDETELAASTAEACLAPAIEWSVTGQRMDLWSTVTESVDQVRETYPRTVADRTDEVAFAADERPGTITYYAGYDDRPVEPLETREAIETVHRLGRLLRDGTLLPAADAASHGPETDAELRVPGGRRPSALAPTTVRFPVETLSDAGELPVAMRHSYTAMETHDTCPRKHYLDHVVRAVDDPVAAGGDGRMIREGETGTGSGARVVGSVFHDVAEEAFHREYETRSEWREAAVRQLTARGLLEHREAVLACVDRYFEATAPAYDRPVADWEPLAAELPFALEDVDGVTGDVVGYVDSVRRLPPTGGDGSGGIAVLDYKATAERIDAADATQLALYARACDRRFDEPVSAVGYVYVGAVDGPRVDLFAPDALPAWTSVRGTLEAVDDPSYLETRPGEHCRFCPHRSLGCAPEGYAADRADDRRRTIERIYLTPDERAGMIEATLCFPLRDGSGDRDEVLLIEKRRGLGEGWYNGPGGKLEEGETPRECAVRETREEVGLEADPVDLEKAGELSFVLDDEAHTFCHVFRTRTFAGEPRASEEARPEWFAVDEVPYDRMWEDDQLWLPGVLEGDTVAGEFRFVGGEPLDEADFADHVLEWDVTFDG, from the coding sequence ATGGCTGATTCCGACGCATCCGGCGACGAGCCGGCGCCAGTCGAGCCGCGGGGCAACCAGCGGACGGTCATCGACAGTCGACGAGCCTGTACGTCCGTCGACGCGGGGGCCGGAACGGGGAAGACGACGACGATGCTCATGCGCCTCGAACGAGCCATCGAGCGCGACGCGGTCGATCCCGACGACGTGCTGGTGGTGACGTTTGCGAACGAGGCCGCGGCCAGCATCCGCGAGGCGGTCGCAGAGCGACTCGCCCCCGACGCCGCGGCGGCGATCGACGTCTACACCTACCACTCCTTCTGTTACCGGCTCGTCCGGGAGTACGCCTACTACCTCGGCTACTCCCCCGAGTTCGAGGTCGTGACCGAACGGAAACGCCGCCGGATCGTGGGCCGACTCCTCGCCGAGCGCGAGTACGACTTCGCGGCTTCGACGGCCGGCGACGGCTCGCCGACCGAACTCGCCGACGCCGTCGACCGTTTTATCCAGGCGATGAGCCAGGAGGACGTCATGCCGGACGAGCTCCGCGAGGGGTTGCCCGACGTCCGCACCCTCGAGCTGTGTCACGAGTTCGTCCTCTGGCTCGAGCGAACCGCCGACGAAGAGCTCTCGTTCGACAACGAGGCGCTGCGCTACTTCAACCGGGACGAGCACCTCGGGGCGGCCCGCGAGTCGCTGGTCGAGTACGGCACGCTCCTTACCTACTGCCGGGAGAAGATCGCCGAGGCGCCGGCGCCGTTCCGCGAGGACGACGTGGTCCGGGACGTCGACCGGTACCTGCGCGTCCTCCAGACCTGCGTGACCGACACGATCGAGGTCCTCTCGCTCGAGGAGCCGACCACGAAACACCTGCCGCGGGCGCTGTTCGGCAACCAGATCTGGGGGGCGGCGACCGGCCGCATCCAACAGACGCCGTTCGGCCGCCTGAAACACTACGTCGAGTTCCTCCGGCTCGCCCGCCACTACACCGAAGTGTACGCGGATTACCACGCCTCCCTCGCGGAGGAACGGGTCTTCGACTTCGACGAGCTGGTTCGAACGGCGACCCGGCTGCTCGAGGACGACGCCGTCGCGGGCGAGATCACGAACCAGTGGGATCAGGTGTACTGCGACGAGTTCCAGGACACCGACGCGACGCAGTTTTCGCTCATCACCGAGCTGACGGCCGGCCCCGACCGCCCGGAGCTGCTCGCGATCGGCGACAAGGACCAGGCGATCTACGGCTGGCGCGGCACCGACCGCGAGGGGCTCGACCGACTCGCCGACGTCTACGACGACCACGAGGCGATCGAACTCGAGCTCAACTTCCGCTCGCGCCAGGAGATCCTCGACCTGACGAATCGCTGCGACTACGGGCCGCAGTCCTCGAAGACGCTCCGGGAGGTCGGTCGCACGCCCGGCGCCTACGACGAGGACGATCCGCCGGATCGGGTCGCGAAGATCGAAAGCGACGAGATCCCCCTCTCGACGGCCGAGCAGGTCGCGACGACCGTCTCGCGGCTCCTCAACGGGGCGGCGGAGAACGTCCCGCAGCGGACGCTGGAGGACGTCGCGGTCATCGTCCGGACCAACCGGCACGCGCAGGCGGTCGCCGACGAACTTCGGGACCGGCAGATCCCCTACGAGATTTCGGGCTCGCCGCGCGGCGAGATCTCGCCCGGCATCCGGACGCTCCTCTCGTACCTCCGCGTGCTGGTCGACCCGGCTGCGGACGCACACCTCCGGCGCGTCCTCCTCTATCGCTACCGGCTTCCGGCAGACGACCTCGCGACCCTTCAAGAGCGGTCGGAATCGCTGTACGACGCCGTCTTCGACGTCGATACCGACGCGCTCGAGGCGACGGACCGGCTCGAGCGAGCGCGCGCTCACCTCGAGGAGCTCGAGACCTTGCGGGACGTCTACCCGCTGTCGGGCTTTCTCGCCCGCTTTCGCGAACTGACCCGGCTCGAGTGGTTCCTCACGAGCGAGGAGCGGGCCGATCTCGAGCGGATCGAGCGGTTCGTCGAGCGGTACGACCCCGAAACGGTGGTACAGACGCTCTCGGCGGAGGTCGTCGACGCGCTCGAGGGAACGCTCCGCGGCGGCGGGAGCGACCGTACCTGCGGCACGCAGTCGACGGACAGCGTCGACGTGATGACGGTTCACCAGGCGAAGGGCCTCGAGTTCGACACCGTGCTCGTCCCCTACCTCTCCGACGAGGAGTGGTGCGTCGACGGCGATTACGCCGAGCACGCCCGCTACCGGCTGCTCGCCGCGACGCTCGCCGACGACGTCGAGTCGCCCCTGCTCGCGGATCTCGCGGCCGAAACCGTCGGCGAGGAGTGGCGCGTGCTCCACGTCGCGCTCACGCGAGCCGAGAACCACCTCTTTCTGTTCGGCTCCGAGTACGAGTACGACGGCGACGAGACCGAGCTCGCGGCCTCGACCGCGGAAGCGTGTCTCGCCCCGGCGATCGAGTGGTCGGTGACGGGCCAGCGGATGGATCTCTGGTCGACGGTGACCGAGAGCGTCGACCAGGTCCGGGAGACGTACCCGCGGACGGTCGCGGACCGAACCGACGAGGTCGCGTTCGCCGCCGACGAGCGACCGGGAACGATCACCTACTACGCCGGCTACGACGATCGACCCGTCGAACCGCTAGAGACCCGCGAGGCGATCGAGACGGTCCACCGGCTCGGCCGGCTGCTACGGGACGGCACTCTGCTTCCGGCCGCGGACGCGGCGAGTCACGGTCCCGAGACCGACGCGGAGCTTCGGGTGCCGGGCGGCCGGCGACCGTCCGCCCTCGCCCCGACGACCGTCCGATTTCCGGTCGAGACGCTCTCGGACGCCGGCGAACTCCCCGTCGCGATGCGCCACAGTTACACGGCGATGGAGACCCACGACACCTGCCCGCGAAAACACTACCTCGATCACGTCGTCCGCGCGGTCGACGACCCCGTCGCCGCCGGCGGCGACGGACGGATGATCCGAGAAGGTGAGACCGGGACGGGTTCCGGCGCGCGAGTCGTCGGCTCCGTTTTCCACGACGTTGCCGAGGAGGCGTTCCATCGCGAGTACGAGACGCGATCCGAGTGGCGCGAGGCCGCCGTCCGACAGCTGACCGCGCGGGGGCTGCTCGAGCACCGCGAGGCCGTCCTCGCCTGCGTGGATCGCTACTTCGAGGCGACCGCGCCCGCGTACGATCGGCCGGTCGCCGACTGGGAACCGCTCGCCGCGGAGTTACCGTTCGCGCTGGAAGACGTCGACGGGGTCACCGGCGACGTCGTCGGCTACGTGGACTCGGTTCGGCGGCTTCCCCCGACTGGCGGGGACGGTAGCGGCGGAATCGCCGTGCTCGACTACAAGGCGACCGCCGAGCGCATCGACGCGGCGGACGCCACTCAACTCGCGCTGTACGCCCGCGCCTGCGATCGACGGTTCGACGAGCCCGTCTCGGCCGTCGGCTACGTCTACGTCGGCGCGGTCGACGGCCCTCGCGTCGACCTGTTCGCACCCGACGCGCTCCCGGCGTGGACGTCGGTCCGCGGAACGCTCGAGGCGGTCGACGACCCCTCGTACCTCGAGACGAGGCCGGGCGAGCACTGTCGGTTCTGTCCGCACCGATCGCTGGGCTGTGCGCCCGAGGGGTACGCCGCCGACCGCGCGGACGACCGACGGCGAACGATCGAACGCATTTATTTGACCCCGGACGAACGCGCCGGTATGATCGAGGCGACGCTCTGCTTCCCGCTCCGGGATGGAAGCGGCGACCGCGACGAGGTACTCCTGATCGAGAAGCGCCGCGGTCTCGGCGAGGGGTGGTACAACGGCCCCGGCGGCAAACTCGAGGAGGGCGAGACGCCCCGCGAGTGCGCCGTCCGGGAAACCCGGGAAGAGGTCGGCCTCGAGGCCGACCCGGTCGACCTCGAGAAGGCGGGAGAACTCTCGTTCGTGCTCGACGACGAGGCCCACACGTTCTGTCACGTGTTCCGGACCCGGACGTTCGCGGGCGAGCCGCGGGCATCCGAGGAGGCCCGCCCGGAGTGGTTCGCCGTCGACGAGGTCCCCTACGATCGGATGTGGGAGGACGACCAGCTCTGGCTCCCCGGCGTCCTCGAGGGCGATACGGTCGCCGGCGAGTTCCGGTTCGTCGGCGGCGAGCCGCTCGACGAGGCCGACTTCGCGGACCACGTGCTCGAGTGGGACGTCACCTTCGACGGCTGA
- a CDS encoding PD-(D/E)XK nuclease family protein, which yields MTDDGVPTLSADGLETYLHCPRRYEFAHVHDLERGDDERSTRDRVDLLRTALCDALRSGETDAEELGAAASNRLSELWRGHDERFHSRAQRRHERTVLEATLEAYLERFGVEHAAGIDRLEASTPDGEFVGPDRPLASTRPLSDSAEARTSATQLRIDAPVDYVYGDGAALVGVRFVQTLAPLGFLRYRSEWEGDVASLFVDHFDPGTETFEPRVVGALFETAVVLDGLRNLRDDLELGDRTCRYVQLPLADRSGTAVNWVQDTVEASIEPIDLTDVYVDHHTYGMTHEHRNETVDSRLVDVAGDVVAESFDPSAQWEEIETHACSDCGYTVCCQDHLAAEVRFDG from the coding sequence ATGACTGACGACGGCGTTCCGACGCTCTCCGCGGACGGTCTCGAGACCTACCTCCACTGCCCTCGGCGGTACGAGTTCGCCCACGTGCACGACCTCGAGCGCGGCGACGACGAGCGATCGACCCGCGATCGCGTCGACCTCCTGCGGACGGCCCTCTGCGACGCGTTACGCAGCGGAGAGACCGACGCCGAGGAGCTCGGGGCCGCCGCCTCGAACCGACTCTCGGAGCTGTGGCGCGGCCACGACGAGCGGTTCCACTCGCGGGCGCAGCGCCGCCACGAACGGACGGTTCTCGAGGCGACGCTCGAGGCGTATCTCGAACGCTTCGGGGTCGAACACGCAGCGGGGATCGACCGGCTCGAGGCGTCGACCCCCGACGGCGAGTTCGTCGGGCCGGACCGTCCGCTCGCGAGCACGCGTCCGCTTTCCGACTCGGCCGAGGCGAGAACGAGCGCGACGCAACTGCGGATCGACGCGCCGGTCGACTACGTCTACGGCGACGGCGCCGCGCTCGTGGGCGTCCGATTCGTGCAGACGCTCGCGCCGCTCGGATTCCTCCGTTATCGATCGGAGTGGGAGGGCGACGTCGCTTCGCTGTTCGTCGACCACTTCGATCCGGGTACCGAGACGTTCGAACCGCGGGTCGTCGGCGCGCTCTTCGAGACGGCCGTCGTCCTCGACGGACTCCGGAACCTCCGCGACGACCTCGAACTCGGGGATCGAACCTGTCGGTACGTCCAGCTTCCGCTCGCCGACCGGTCGGGGACCGCGGTCAACTGGGTACAGGACACCGTCGAGGCGTCGATCGAGCCGATCGACCTCACCGACGTCTACGTCGACCACCACACGTACGGGATGACCCACGAACATCGCAACGAGACGGTCGATTCCCGGCTGGTCGACGTCGCCGGCGACGTCGTCGCGGAGTCGTTCGATCCGAGCGCGCAGTGGGAGGAGATCGAGACCCACGCCTGTTCGGACTGCGGCTACACCGTCTGCTGTCAGGACCACCTCGCCGCGGAGGTGCGCTTCGATGGCTGA